A region of Larus michahellis chromosome 15, bLarMic1.1, whole genome shotgun sequence DNA encodes the following proteins:
- the LOC141751575 gene encoding adenylate cyclase type 10-like has translation MLQFCTRRQSGKAKDNWESLITSAAEASSLAATWSSEARNDGRVCLLRPGVTLENTALPIPLKEIALTQLDRMQPLTRMVVKFAAIIGPVFTTQLLLHILPTGLRTHMNSSLDELVSDNILRWLKNTEVPEDVQDPTEGPATSSQVESSKW, from the exons atgctccagttctgcacccggaggcagtctggaaaagcaaaggacaactgggagagcctgatca catctgcagccgaggcttcatccctcgcggcaacctggagctccgaggcgcggaatgacgggagggtctgcctcctcaggccaggcgtgaccctggagaacaccgcgctgcccatccccttgaaag agattgcGCTGACTCAGCTGGATCGGATGCAGCCACTGACGCGGAtggttgtgaagtttgcagccatcatcgggccggtgtttaccacccagctcctgttgcacatccttcccactggcctcaggacccatatgaattcctcgttggacgagctggtgagcgacaacatcctgaggtggctgaaaaacacagaggtgccagaagatgtgcaagatcctaccgaggggccagccacctcttcgcaggtggagagcagtaagtggtag
- the LOC141751760 gene encoding adenylate cyclase type 10-like, producing the protein MPQSSRLSRRRKPGPLTSVAERLLPEGEQTTELPDETDRQHNGTHWCECRAIVESVLVPLARHYVAMGDADRAFYYLLECAAAYLHVSNSYMALMNPV; encoded by the exons atgccgcagagcagcaggctttcacggaggcggaaaccgg gtcctctgactagtgtggcggagcggcttctgccagagggcgaacagacaactgagctgcccgacgagaccgacaggcagcacaacggcacacactggtgtgaatgccgagccatcgtggaatcggtgcttgtgcctttggctcgccactacgtggcaatgggcgatgccgaccgagccttttactaccttctggagtgtgctgctgcctacctgcacgtctccaacagctacatg gccctcatgaa ccctgtctga